From the genome of Turicibacter faecis, one region includes:
- the feoB gene encoding ferrous iron transport protein B: MGLTYRSTKREALQDLFAIDKTEDQFVIALTGNPNTGKSTVFNALTGLHQHTGNWPGKTVTNARGEFKTKEHDYVLVDLPGTYSLFATSEEELVARDFICFGQPDAVVVVTDATALERNLHLAFQIMELTTRVILCINLIDEAEKKGIVVDRRAIEQELGVPVVLTSARSKLGLDELTTTLDQIINNNYPFDYQPLTYNEETERHIHQLLPLLANNYKNLNPRWLALRLIDGNESIYQSMNRYLSPEEADELIQIEKTLPRSLAKDEIRDHLTEISYAKAEEIKRNYVYLLDKQQLARERDLKIDTWITSKRFGIPLMLLLLLGILWLTIAGANIPSELLSNFFAFLGRYISHFLTAIHTPQWLYELLLNGVYQTLANVISVMLPPMAIFFPLFTALEDLGYLPRVAFNLDHLFKKACAHGKQCLTMCMGFGCNAAGIIGCRIIESPREKLIAILTNNFMICNGRFPTIIAIASVLLLNVDLGPINGTLASALVVGLIVILGVFITLGVSYLLSKTILKGVPSSFTLELPPYRTPQLGRILYTSIIDRTLFVLGRAVMIAIPAGIMIWCLNHLYVNDLSLLTHIANFLNPFATLIGLDGFILMAFILGIPANEIVIPILLMSYLSSGVMVEFDSILSLSQILTEHGWTLLTGINVLLFTLCHWPCSTTLMTIKKETGGYKWAILAFLIPTLIGFLLCFINTLIFQLFGWV; the protein is encoded by the coding sequence ATGGGATTAACCTATCGTTCAACCAAAAGGGAAGCCTTACAAGATTTATTCGCCATCGATAAAACCGAAGATCAGTTCGTCATTGCCCTTACAGGTAACCCAAATACCGGTAAAAGTACTGTCTTTAATGCTTTGACAGGGCTACACCAACACACAGGAAACTGGCCTGGAAAAACGGTGACAAATGCCCGGGGAGAATTTAAAACGAAGGAGCATGATTACGTGCTTGTTGATCTACCTGGAACCTACTCTTTATTCGCCACATCGGAAGAAGAGTTAGTGGCAAGAGATTTCATTTGTTTTGGACAACCCGATGCAGTTGTCGTTGTCACGGATGCCACTGCCCTTGAACGCAATTTACACCTTGCCTTTCAAATAATGGAACTCACGACCCGAGTCATTTTATGCATCAATCTGATTGATGAGGCAGAAAAAAAAGGAATCGTTGTCGATCGTCGTGCCATTGAACAAGAACTAGGAGTCCCTGTTGTTTTAACCTCAGCCCGCAGTAAATTAGGACTTGATGAACTGACCACAACCCTTGATCAAATCATTAACAATAACTACCCCTTCGATTACCAACCCCTTACATATAACGAAGAGACAGAGCGTCATATCCACCAACTCCTTCCCCTTCTCGCTAACAACTATAAAAATCTCAATCCCAGATGGCTCGCCCTTCGTCTGATCGATGGAAACGAAAGTATTTACCAATCTATGAACCGCTATTTAAGTCCAGAGGAAGCGGATGAATTAATTCAAATTGAAAAAACATTACCTCGATCATTAGCTAAAGATGAAATTCGAGATCACTTGACCGAGATCAGTTACGCTAAAGCCGAAGAAATCAAACGAAATTATGTTTATTTACTCGACAAACAACAGTTAGCACGTGAGCGGGATTTAAAAATTGATACCTGGATTACCTCTAAGCGCTTTGGCATTCCTTTAATGCTCTTGCTTTTACTAGGAATTCTTTGGCTAACGATTGCAGGAGCCAATATTCCATCCGAACTTCTATCTAACTTTTTTGCGTTCCTCGGCCGTTACATCAGCCATTTTTTAACGGCCATTCACACCCCCCAATGGTTATATGAATTGCTTTTAAACGGTGTTTATCAGACACTTGCCAATGTTATTTCTGTGATGCTCCCCCCTATGGCCATCTTCTTTCCGCTATTTACAGCCCTTGAAGATTTAGGTTATTTACCACGCGTCGCTTTTAACTTAGATCATTTATTTAAAAAAGCGTGTGCTCATGGAAAACAGTGCCTGACTATGTGTATGGGGTTTGGCTGTAACGCCGCCGGGATCATTGGTTGCCGGATTATCGAATCCCCTCGTGAAAAACTAATCGCCATTTTAACGAATAACTTTATGATTTGTAACGGACGTTTTCCGACCATTATCGCCATCGCGAGTGTCCTCCTTTTAAATGTGGACCTTGGTCCCATCAATGGAACACTTGCGAGTGCCCTCGTTGTAGGTCTGATTGTTATTTTAGGCGTCTTCATCACTTTAGGCGTCTCCTACCTTCTATCAAAAACCATTCTTAAAGGCGTCCCTTCCTCTTTTACCCTTGAATTACCTCCCTATCGTACACCCCAACTTGGTCGGATTCTTTACACGTCTATTATTGATCGAACACTTTTCGTCTTAGGACGTGCCGTGATGATCGCCATTCCAGCGGGGATCATGATTTGGTGCTTAAATCACCTTTATGTTAACGATTTGAGTCTTTTAACCCATATCGCAAACTTTCTCAATCCCTTTGCGACGTTAATTGGACTTGATGGATTTATTTTAATGGCGTTTATCTTAGGGATTCCTGCAAATGAAATTGTCATTCCTATTCTACTCATGTCTTACTTATCGAGTGGCGTGATGGTTGAATTTGATAGCATTCTTTCCCTTAGCCAAATTTTAACTGAGCATGGATGGACATTACTGACCGGGATCAATGTTTTACTCTTTACGCTTTGCCATTGGCCATGTTCGACAACCCTCATGACAATCAAAAAAGAAACGGGTGGATATAAATGGGCGATTCTTGCTTTCCTCATTCCAACGCTTATTGGATTTTTACTCTGTTTCATCAATACGCTCATTTTTCAACTCTTTGGTTGGGTGTAA
- a CDS encoding ABC transporter permease — protein MQDSRFEFVAVDARVAEEIEAPSYSYWQSVSKQFFKKKSTVILLLLMVVIILVALIQPELSGYDPMNSPNINRPEMRFRGISLQYPYGTDGVGNSVWDVVWAGTRTSLLVGFIVACINTSIGVVVGAVWGFSKAIDKVMIEVFNIISSVPYILIVTVLLYTFGRGFWQLILAMCLTGWLSTAYFIRTQVMIIRDREYNLASSCLGTPMLRLVSRNILPYLLSVIMTNVSLEIPAAISTEVTLSFLGIGLNVAVPSLGRMINQYANYFNGYPHLFWAPVLTLALVTISLYVIGQTLADASDPRTHR, from the coding sequence GTGCAAGATTCACGTTTTGAATTTGTCGCAGTAGATGCACGGGTAGCTGAAGAGATTGAGGCCCCATCTTATTCATATTGGCAGTCTGTTTCAAAGCAATTTTTTAAAAAGAAGAGCACGGTTATTTTGTTATTACTGATGGTCGTTATTATACTTGTTGCCTTAATTCAACCAGAATTATCAGGCTATGATCCGATGAATTCCCCTAATATTAATCGTCCAGAAATGAGATTTCGAGGGATTTCATTACAATATCCTTATGGAACAGATGGGGTTGGAAACTCAGTTTGGGATGTTGTTTGGGCGGGGACTAGAACCTCGTTATTAGTTGGATTTATTGTTGCTTGTATTAATACATCGATTGGCGTTGTTGTAGGGGCCGTCTGGGGATTTTCAAAGGCCATTGATAAAGTGATGATTGAGGTCTTTAATATTATTTCAAGTGTTCCTTATATTTTAATTGTCACTGTTCTTTTGTATACGTTTGGAAGGGGATTTTGGCAATTAATTTTAGCCATGTGTTTGACGGGCTGGTTATCGACGGCTTATTTTATTCGAACACAAGTGATGATTATTCGTGATCGCGAATATAATCTCGCTTCATCTTGTCTTGGGACACCGATGTTGCGTTTAGTTAGTCGTAATATTTTGCCATACTTGCTATCCGTTATTATGACGAATGTATCTCTAGAAATTCCAGCGGCTATTTCAACAGAAGTCACGTTATCATTTTTAGGAATTGGTTTGAACGTGGCTGTTCCGTCTCTTGGAAGAATGATTAACCAATATGCCAATTATTTTAATGGATATCCCCACTTATTTTGGGCTCCTGTTTTAACATTGGCGTTAGTGACGATTTCTTTATATGTCATTGGTCAAACATTAGCAGACGCTTCAGATCCAAGGACACATCGATAA
- a CDS encoding spore protein A has protein sequence MKHCSHQGLKGGNQFSDVEFASEFASKESCLDQEAQHAFLSAKAGGMITKRLVEVGEKMLMNQQKTK, from the coding sequence ATGAAACATTGTAGTCATCAAGGGTTAAAAGGTGGAAATCAATTTTCTGATGTTGAGTTTGCGTCTGAGTTTGCCTCAAAAGAATCATGTTTAGATCAAGAGGCACAACATGCCTTTTTATCAGCTAAAGCTGGCGGAATGATTACGAAACGATTAGTAGAAGTCGGAGAAAAGATGCTAATGAATCAACAAAAAACGAAGTAA
- the xseA gene encoding exodeoxyribonuclease VII large subunit: MEQRQPLTVKALTKYIKLKFDYDKNLQHLLLKGELSNVKRHSRGHLYFTLKDDEAQINAVMFASAASHLEFVPTEGMQVIVKGHITVYEAGGTYSLYVKEMTEDGIGNLYVAYTQLKERLATEGLFDARFKQKIPDYPQAVGVITSPTGAAIRDIISTIKRRFPMVTIYVYPALVQGEQAEASIISCIKQANAMNLVDTLIVGRGGGSIEDLWAFNKEGVARAIFESKIPIISAVGHETDFTIADFVADHRAPTPTGAAELAVPNLPDVLKHLNQLNARLNHNFNLQFKQKKDYLTQLCNHYIMKNPAALFEQRLMYVDQLSEKLNYVLQDQLTRNQTKWWTLHHRLLQLDPKASVDQAKQSLLLQDQTLRQLMLQHLSQSKQDYTVLLTKLELLNPLSILKKGYTVLTNDKDEMVTTVQDISVGQDLLISLDDGRVRASVKEIETSES, encoded by the coding sequence ATGGAGCAAAGGCAACCCTTAACCGTTAAAGCGTTAACGAAGTACATTAAGTTAAAGTTTGATTATGATAAGAATCTGCAGCATCTCTTACTTAAGGGGGAGTTATCGAACGTTAAACGGCATTCACGTGGGCATCTTTACTTCACGCTAAAAGATGACGAGGCACAAATCAATGCCGTAATGTTTGCGAGTGCCGCCTCACATTTAGAATTTGTTCCAACGGAAGGGATGCAGGTCATCGTGAAGGGGCACATTACCGTTTATGAAGCGGGAGGAACCTATTCGCTATACGTAAAAGAGATGACCGAAGATGGAATCGGAAATCTCTATGTCGCCTATACCCAACTAAAGGAAAGACTAGCAACAGAAGGCTTATTTGATGCTCGCTTTAAGCAAAAAATCCCTGATTATCCTCAGGCAGTAGGTGTCATTACTTCTCCAACAGGGGCGGCAATCCGAGATATTATATCGACCATCAAGCGAAGATTTCCAATGGTCACCATTTATGTTTATCCTGCCCTCGTTCAAGGAGAACAAGCAGAGGCCTCAATTATTTCTTGTATTAAACAGGCCAATGCGATGAATCTAGTGGATACATTAATTGTCGGTCGTGGAGGCGGGTCCATTGAGGATTTATGGGCCTTTAATAAGGAAGGAGTCGCACGGGCCATTTTTGAGTCAAAGATTCCTATTATTTCGGCGGTCGGGCATGAGACAGATTTTACGATTGCAGACTTTGTTGCCGATCATCGCGCTCCAACCCCAACCGGCGCGGCGGAGTTAGCAGTTCCTAATTTACCAGACGTTTTAAAACATTTAAATCAGCTAAACGCACGCTTAAATCACAACTTTAATTTGCAGTTTAAACAGAAAAAGGATTATCTTACTCAACTTTGCAATCATTATATTATGAAAAATCCCGCGGCGTTATTTGAACAGAGGCTGATGTATGTGGATCAGTTGAGTGAAAAGTTGAATTATGTGTTGCAGGATCAACTGACAAGAAATCAAACAAAATGGTGGACGTTGCATCATCGACTTCTCCAATTAGATCCTAAAGCTAGCGTTGACCAAGCCAAGCAGTCCTTACTCCTTCAAGATCAAACATTGCGGCAATTAATGCTTCAACACCTTTCTCAATCGAAACAAGATTATACGGTTTTACTAACTAAACTTGAGTTACTAAACCCCTTATCCATTTTAAAAAAGGGGTACACCGTCTTGACGAATGATAAAGATGAGATGGTTACGACTGTTCAAGATATTTCTGTGGGACAGGACCTCTTAATTTCATTAGATGATGGAAGGGTAAGAGCATCCGTGAAGGAAATTGAAACAAGTGAAAGTTAA
- a CDS encoding ATP-binding cassette domain-containing protein yields MGTEKKEVLVSIRDLEIKFDEYVAVSNVNFDIYKGETFSLVGESGSGKTTIGRALMRIHETSKGDIFFKGKKINQKVGARLHKELIKKMQMIFQDPAASLNERATIDYIVSEGLRNFRLYKNETERQQKVREALLSVGLLPEHLTRYPHEFSGGQRQRIGIARAMVMEPEFIVADEPISALDVSIRAQVLNLLKKLQQEKELTYLFIAHDLSVVRFISDRIAVIHKGKIVELAEAEELFLNPLHPYTKSLLSAIPIPDPRLEKNKKLVVYTGEEHDYSEDLPKWKEIKAGHFVWANDAEEKRYRMQMKIG; encoded by the coding sequence GTGGGAACAGAGAAGAAAGAAGTTTTAGTTTCAATCCGCGATCTTGAAATTAAATTTGATGAGTACGTCGCTGTATCAAATGTGAATTTTGATATTTATAAAGGAGAGACATTTTCGCTTGTTGGGGAATCCGGTTCAGGAAAAACGACCATTGGTCGGGCTTTAATGCGTATTCATGAGACATCGAAAGGGGATATTTTCTTTAAAGGAAAAAAGATTAATCAAAAGGTGGGGGCGCGTCTTCATAAAGAACTCATCAAAAAAATGCAAATGATTTTTCAAGATCCCGCTGCTTCTTTGAATGAACGAGCGACTATTGATTATATTGTATCTGAAGGGTTGCGAAATTTTCGTCTTTATAAAAATGAAACAGAGCGTCAACAAAAAGTTCGTGAGGCGCTATTGTCTGTTGGTCTCTTGCCTGAACATTTAACGAGATATCCTCACGAGTTTTCGGGAGGACAACGCCAACGGATTGGAATTGCCCGTGCGATGGTGATGGAACCTGAGTTTATTGTAGCTGATGAACCGATTTCCGCACTTGATGTTTCCATCCGCGCGCAAGTTTTAAATCTGTTAAAGAAGCTCCAACAAGAAAAAGAGTTAACTTATTTATTTATTGCGCATGATTTATCGGTTGTGCGTTTCATTTCCGATCGGATTGCTGTGATTCATAAAGGTAAAATTGTGGAGTTGGCAGAAGCAGAAGAATTATTTTTAAATCCGCTTCATCCGTATACGAAATCATTACTTTCAGCGATTCCGATTCCAGACCCACGCCTTGAAAAAAATAAAAAATTAGTGGTCTATACAGGGGAAGAACATGATTATTCAGAGGATTTACCGAAATGGAAGGAAATAAAAGCGGGTCACTTTGTATGGGCAAATGATGCGGAAGAAAAAAGATATAGAATGCAAATGAAGATAGGATAA
- a CDS encoding FeoA family protein: MLKKLSEVECQTTVKVAKLIATGVLRERLLALGVTTGALIDVIKKGPKNNLTVYNIRGAMIALREEEGSLIMVQPIHD, translated from the coding sequence ATGCTGAAAAAATTAAGCGAAGTTGAATGCCAAACAACGGTTAAAGTCGCTAAACTTATCGCAACAGGTGTTTTACGTGAGCGATTACTGGCCCTTGGTGTCACAACTGGGGCTTTAATTGATGTGATAAAAAAAGGCCCTAAAAATAATTTAACGGTCTATAACATTAGAGGTGCAATGATTGCCTTGCGCGAGGAGGAGGGAAGCTTGATTATGGTTCAACCAATTCATGATTGA
- the nusB gene encoding transcription antitermination factor NusB, with protein sequence MIRHVLRQFAVQTLYQMEVGKMTKEEAIENVELVVEGLKEEALELVAEEVTPHQILEIERQFKLEDFYFELVEGVLAHQQELDELIEANLKGWSFSRLNKVDRAILRLAVYEMKFCQETPHKIIMDEAVELTKEFSDTGDGKARSFNNKVLDQISKHLA encoded by the coding sequence GTGATTCGTCATGTATTACGTCAATTTGCAGTACAAACATTATACCAAATGGAAGTTGGGAAGATGACTAAAGAAGAAGCCATCGAAAATGTTGAACTAGTAGTTGAAGGATTAAAGGAAGAAGCGCTAGAGCTTGTAGCAGAAGAGGTTACACCACATCAAATTCTTGAAATTGAACGTCAATTTAAGTTAGAAGATTTTTATTTTGAATTGGTTGAAGGTGTATTGGCTCATCAACAAGAGTTAGATGAATTAATTGAGGCTAACTTAAAAGGATGGAGCTTTTCACGTTTAAATAAAGTAGACCGCGCGATTTTACGCTTAGCTGTTTATGAAATGAAATTTTGTCAGGAGACTCCTCATAAAATTATTATGGATGAGGCCGTTGAATTAACGAAGGAATTTTCAGATACGGGAGATGGAAAAGCCCGTAGTTTCAATAACAAAGTATTAGATCAAATAAGTAAGCATTTAGCTTAA
- a CDS encoding HAD family hydrolase, with protein sequence MELFVSDLDGTLLNKSSQVSSKSREIINDLMKKGVKFTVATARTHATVIDLLEGLEINMPIAIMNGVGIYDLKNRKYLEIVDMDKQAVKEAITIFDQCHLEPMIYGICEDQLSVFYRQLPNIAAQTFYHQRKDAKLKTFKQVHSFEEVIQTNKIVNMLVFDRLEIIEEAYRRVQSIDGIRATYYRTREEGYGYMELYSTNASKANGIKALMKYADFEKVIGFGDNLNDLPMFELADEAYAPENAVDEIKKVATGVIRHHDDDAIALYLQERYEDRQKS encoded by the coding sequence ATGGAGTTATTTGTTTCGGATTTAGATGGGACATTATTAAACAAATCGAGTCAAGTCTCATCAAAAAGTCGTGAAATCATTAATGACTTAATGAAAAAAGGGGTAAAGTTTACGGTTGCAACCGCACGTACGCATGCGACGGTGATTGATTTACTTGAAGGATTAGAAATTAATATGCCGATTGCGATTATGAACGGCGTAGGAATTTATGATTTAAAAAATAGAAAATACCTTGAAATTGTTGATATGGATAAACAAGCAGTTAAGGAAGCGATCACGATCTTTGATCAATGTCACTTAGAACCGATGATTTACGGAATTTGTGAGGATCAATTATCCGTTTTTTATCGTCAACTTCCAAACATTGCAGCACAAACATTTTATCATCAACGTAAAGATGCGAAATTAAAAACATTTAAACAAGTTCATTCGTTCGAAGAGGTCATTCAAACGAATAAAATCGTAAATATGCTTGTTTTTGATCGATTAGAAATCATTGAGGAAGCCTATCGCCGTGTCCAATCCATCGACGGAATCAGAGCGACCTACTATCGTACGCGTGAAGAAGGATACGGGTATATGGAGCTTTATAGTACCAATGCTTCAAAGGCAAATGGAATTAAGGCGTTAATGAAATATGCTGACTTTGAGAAAGTCATTGGATTTGGTGATAATCTAAATGACCTCCCGATGTTTGAGTTAGCCGACGAGGCGTATGCACCTGAAAATGCGGTTGACGAAATTAAAAAAGTTGCAACGGGTGTTATTCGTCACCACGATGATGATGCGATTGCACTGTATTTACAAGAACGTTACGAAGATCGCCAAAAATCGTAA
- a CDS encoding ABC transporter permease: MRRYLIKRFLRSLLSIFIVMTIVFTLVYSVVPRDRVFFSDVNIEKLQKRPDDYLNYKYIQWEKLGYLKYETIQDYCRGLYGDANGEYVRCLLPDSSETKEFVSSKQEEGWEVSFFEESGQAYSFEEISPLKRALNWWANLIQIDSPNRVKSEEAILKRQIYVGKDFNDRLALMCSGCENKYLIYFDQKFPFIHQNIVKLNLGVSYPTYSGQEVLEVITSSQGEKVKQELKEPINGQEASSINYYTCRYKETLDALEKKNFSDHYADCDAIRTDPSMMKISFIMGFISLVLTYVIGLPLGVYMARHQGRWGDRLGQWYIIFMNAIPGLAYIVFIRFIGGKYFGLPSMFPMLGAEDPRSYILPILSLTLGATASRMMWMRRYMIDQSQMDYVKFARAKGLSEREIFSKHIFRNAIIPMVHGIPAAIIFCISGALITEGVYGIPGMGKILPDSISIYNNSMVVGLTFIFTTLSILSTFLGDWLLTKIDPRIRLEDKGGN; the protein is encoded by the coding sequence GTGAGACGATATTTAATTAAAAGATTTTTAAGATCATTGTTGTCGATTTTTATTGTTATGACGATTGTTTTTACGCTTGTTTATTCGGTAGTCCCTCGTGATCGAGTCTTTTTTTCAGATGTAAATATAGAAAAGTTGCAAAAAAGACCGGATGATTACTTGAATTATAAATATATTCAATGGGAAAAGTTGGGTTACTTGAAGTATGAGACGATTCAAGATTATTGTAGAGGACTTTACGGCGACGCGAATGGAGAGTATGTTCGTTGTTTATTACCGGACTCAAGTGAAACAAAAGAGTTTGTATCTTCTAAACAAGAGGAAGGATGGGAAGTATCCTTTTTTGAAGAATCCGGACAGGCTTATTCATTTGAAGAGATTTCACCGTTAAAACGTGCACTTAATTGGTGGGCCAACTTAATTCAAATTGATTCGCCTAATCGGGTAAAAAGTGAAGAGGCGATCCTAAAACGCCAAATTTATGTTGGAAAAGATTTTAATGATCGTCTGGCATTGATGTGTTCGGGGTGCGAAAATAAATACTTAATATATTTTGATCAAAAGTTTCCGTTTATCCATCAAAATATAGTCAAACTAAATTTAGGAGTTTCTTATCCAACGTATAGTGGACAGGAAGTATTAGAGGTCATTACGAGTTCTCAGGGAGAAAAGGTGAAACAGGAGCTTAAAGAACCTATTAATGGCCAAGAAGCTAGTTCGATTAATTATTACACGTGTCGATATAAGGAAACGTTGGATGCCCTAGAGAAGAAGAACTTCAGTGATCATTATGCAGATTGCGATGCCATTCGAACGGATCCATCCATGATGAAGATTTCGTTTATTATGGGATTTATCTCGCTTGTGTTGACTTATGTGATTGGCTTGCCGCTTGGGGTTTATATGGCGCGCCATCAAGGTCGGTGGGGAGATCGTTTGGGGCAGTGGTATATCATCTTCATGAATGCCATTCCTGGTCTTGCTTATATTGTTTTTATTCGCTTTATCGGTGGAAAATATTTTGGCTTACCTTCGATGTTCCCGATGTTAGGGGCAGAAGATCCAAGGTCCTACATTTTACCTATTTTGTCGTTAACTTTAGGTGCTACAGCTAGCCGCATGATGTGGATGCGCCGCTATATGATTGACCAAAGCCAGATGGATTATGTCAAATTTGCACGTGCAAAGGGACTTTCAGAGCGCGAAATTTTTTCAAAACACATTTTTAGAAATGCGATCATTCCTATGGTTCATGGAATCCCTGCAGCCATCATTTTTTGTATTTCTGGCGCCTTAATTACCGAAGGGGTTTATGGAATTCCAGGAATGGGTAAAATTTTACCCGATTCTATCTCGATTTATAATAATTCGATGGTGGTAGGGCTAACGTTTATTTTTACAACTTTAAGTATTCTATCGACATTTTTAGGGGACTGGTTATTGACTAAAATTGATCCACGGATACGTCTTGAAGATAAGGGAGGGAATTAA
- a CDS encoding ABC transporter ATP-binding protein, translated as MKGRDTILSIRDLEVTFKVRDRQLKAIRRISFDLYRGETLAIVGESGSGKSVLMKSLTGMLESNGTVSGGSIRFFGEELAQKKKPREWESIRGAKIATVFQDPMTSLNPVRTIGSQIVEVMMKHQRCSRKWAKQLAIELMERVGISEAAERFDAYPHEYSGGMRQRIVIAIALACRPQILICDEPTTALDVTVQAQILNLIKQLQQEEGFTTIYITHDLGVVANVADRVAVMYAGQIVEYGEVEEIFYESAHPYTWALLSSLPQLGQKGERLFSLHGTPPSLYHDIVGDAFAPRNQYAMRIDFEEEPPFFEITPTHYAKTWLCDPRVPFFKRPKAIEGLHQKMVMIYQGGNVSGNREERSFSFNPRS; from the coding sequence ATGAAAGGTAGGGACACTATTTTATCCATTCGAGATTTAGAGGTCACCTTTAAAGTGCGAGACCGCCAACTTAAAGCTATTCGCCGCATTTCATTTGATTTGTATCGCGGGGAAACACTTGCAATTGTTGGGGAATCTGGATCTGGAAAGTCTGTGTTAATGAAGTCGCTAACAGGAATGTTGGAATCTAACGGGACGGTTAGCGGTGGAAGTATTCGTTTTTTCGGTGAGGAGCTTGCTCAAAAGAAAAAACCGCGGGAATGGGAGTCGATTCGCGGGGCTAAGATTGCGACCGTTTTTCAGGATCCGATGACCTCACTTAATCCGGTTCGTACGATTGGATCGCAAATTGTAGAGGTGATGATGAAGCATCAACGTTGTTCACGAAAGTGGGCGAAACAGTTGGCGATTGAGCTAATGGAACGTGTCGGAATCTCAGAAGCTGCCGAGCGATTTGATGCGTATCCTCATGAGTATTCAGGCGGAATGCGCCAGCGGATTGTGATCGCGATTGCGTTAGCTTGCCGTCCACAAATTTTAATTTGTGATGAACCAACAACGGCTTTAGATGTGACCGTGCAAGCCCAAATTTTAAATTTAATTAAACAATTACAACAAGAGGAAGGGTTTACCACCATTTATATTACGCATGATTTAGGGGTAGTGGCCAATGTGGCTGATCGGGTAGCTGTTATGTATGCAGGACAAATTGTAGAGTACGGAGAGGTAGAGGAGATTTTCTATGAATCGGCTCATCCGTATACGTGGGCGTTGCTTTCTTCGCTTCCACAATTAGGTCAAAAGGGAGAACGTTTATTTTCGCTTCATGGGACACCGCCTTCTTTATATCATGACATTGTCGGGGATGCATTTGCTCCACGTAATCAGTATGCGATGCGTATTGATTTTGAAGAAGAGCCGCCTTTTTTTGAAATTACACCGACTCATTATGCAAAAACGTGGCTATGTGATCCGCGAGTTCCATTTTTTAAACGCCCAAAAGCGATTGAAGGGCTTCATCAGAAGATGGTAATGATTTATCAAGGAGGAAATGTTAGTGGGAACAGAGAAGAAAGAAGTTTTAGTTTCAATCCGCGATCTTGA
- a CDS encoding amidase domain-containing protein codes for MQLKRYNRQKAIDYARKWALDRNSVYHDYENYGGDCTNFISQCLRAGEIPFDESGSDSTKKWYWYSDAKRTPSWTSAKPFETYLIGNNKQGTKNYGVYATFCRYEELELGDLVQKRINGVLTHTMIVTSKVFDVDGELTDYLICQHSYDLKDFPLSQKDGVHSYIKIHGYYA; via the coding sequence ATGCAACTAAAACGTTACAACCGACAAAAGGCTATTGATTATGCTAGAAAGTGGGCGCTTGATCGTAATAGTGTTTATCACGATTATGAAAATTACGGTGGGGATTGTACGAATTTTATTTCACAGTGCTTACGGGCAGGAGAAATCCCGTTTGATGAATCAGGAAGTGATTCGACTAAGAAATGGTATTGGTATAGTGATGCAAAGCGGACACCTTCCTGGACGTCAGCTAAACCATTTGAAACTTATTTGATTGGCAATAATAAACAGGGAACGAAAAACTATGGTGTTTATGCCACGTTTTGTCGTTATGAGGAGTTAGAACTTGGGGACCTTGTGCAAAAGCGCATTAATGGTGTCCTTACCCACACGATGATTGTGACTTCAAAAGTTTTCGATGTGGACGGTGAGTTAACAGATTACTTAATCTGTCAACACTCGTATGATTTGAAAGACTTTCCACTCTCTCAAAAAGATGGCGTGCATAGCTACATTAAAATTCATGGGTATTATGCTTAA
- a CDS encoding Asp23/Gls24 family envelope stress response protein — translation MAVSKYYRIDEANQEIGNIEIHSQVFEVIAHNATAEIDGVSKMFESISQSIADTFNSKKHRNGVEVEFDENGLVVDVYVSIKVGYAINEVAEKIQKNIHQMIYHMTAVKTSEIYVHVVSIDFE, via the coding sequence ATGGCTGTTTCAAAGTATTATCGTATTGACGAAGCAAATCAAGAAATTGGGAATATCGAAATTCATTCACAGGTTTTTGAAGTGATTGCTCACAATGCGACAGCAGAAATTGATGGAGTTTCAAAAATGTTTGAAAGTATTTCACAATCAATTGCCGATACATTTAACAGTAAAAAACATCGAAATGGTGTTGAAGTTGAGTTTGATGAGAATGGATTAGTTGTAGATGTTTATGTGAGTATTAAAGTGGGATACGCAATCAATGAAGTTGCGGAAAAAATCCAAAAAAATATTCACCAAATGATCTATCATATGACAGCAGTTAAAACATCAGAAATCTATGTTCATGTCGTTTCAATTGATTTTGAATAA